One Flagellimonas sp. CMM7 genomic region harbors:
- a CDS encoding acyl-CoA dehydrogenase family protein, which produces MKPDLFEAPDYYNLDDLLSEEHKLVRDAARQWVKRDVSPIIEEYAQKAEFPKEIIGGLAEIGAFGPYIPEEYGGAGLDQISYGLIMQEIERGDSGVRSTASVQSSLVMYPIFAYGTEEQRKKYLPKLATGEWMGCFGLTEPNHGSNPSGMETKYKDMGDHFLLNGAKLWISNSPFADIAVVWAKNEEGRIHGLIVERGMEGFSTPETHNKWSLRASATGELIFENVKVPKENLLTGKSGLGAPLGCLDSARYGIAWGAIGAAMDCYDTALRYAKERIQFGKPIAATQLQQKKLAEMITEITKAQLLAFRLGQLKNEGRATTAQISMAKRNNVDMAIKIAREARQVLGGMGITGEYSIMRHMMNLESVITYEGTHDIHLLITGADITGLPAFK; this is translated from the coding sequence ATGAAGCCAGATTTATTTGAAGCCCCTGATTACTACAATCTTGACGATTTGCTTTCTGAAGAGCATAAATTGGTGCGCGATGCCGCTCGGCAATGGGTAAAGCGTGATGTTTCGCCAATCATAGAAGAATATGCCCAAAAAGCTGAATTTCCCAAAGAAATTATTGGAGGATTGGCAGAGATTGGAGCTTTTGGACCATACATTCCTGAAGAATACGGAGGGGCTGGCTTAGATCAGATTAGTTATGGATTGATCATGCAAGAAATTGAAAGAGGAGATAGCGGGGTTCGTTCAACAGCTTCGGTACAATCTTCTTTGGTCATGTATCCAATTTTTGCATACGGAACAGAAGAGCAGCGGAAAAAGTATTTGCCAAAATTAGCAACAGGAGAATGGATGGGTTGCTTTGGATTGACAGAACCCAATCATGGTTCCAATCCTAGTGGCATGGAAACTAAATATAAGGATATGGGTGACCATTTTCTATTGAATGGTGCCAAGCTTTGGATTTCCAATTCGCCATTTGCGGACATTGCTGTGGTTTGGGCTAAAAATGAAGAAGGAAGAATCCATGGGCTTATTGTGGAACGCGGTATGGAAGGTTTTTCAACCCCGGAAACACACAACAAATGGTCACTACGTGCCTCCGCTACAGGGGAACTTATTTTTGAAAATGTAAAAGTGCCAAAAGAGAATCTATTGACAGGTAAAAGTGGATTGGGAGCACCATTGGGTTGCTTGGATTCCGCTCGCTATGGTATTGCTTGGGGTGCTATTGGCGCTGCCATGGATTGTTACGATACTGCACTTAGGTACGCCAAAGAACGCATTCAATTTGGAAAACCCATCGCTGCCACACAACTGCAACAAAAGAAATTGGCCGAAATGATTACTGAAATCACCAAAGCACAGTTGTTGGCTTTTAGATTGGGTCAGCTTAAAAATGAAGGCAGGGCAACTACTGCTCAAATATCTATGGCCAAGCGAAACAATGTGGATATGGCCATCAAAATTGCACGTGAAGCGCGTCAGGTTTTAGGTGGAATGGGTATTACAGGGGAGTATAGCATTATGCGGCATATGATGAACTTGGAGAGTGTAATTACTTACGAGGGAACACATGATATCCACTTATTGATCACTGGTGCAGATATTACCGGACTTCCTGCTTTTAAATAA
- a CDS encoding tRNA1(Val) (adenine(37)-N6)-methyltransferase — MSSPFKFKQFEVHQDRCAMKIGTDGVLLGAWASLKSQPDSILDIGAGTGLIALQMAQRSTAETIDAIELDESAYEQCVENFEGSPWADRLFCYHAGLDEFIDEMDEGYDLIVSNPPFYSEKVTSGDVSRDTARQNVSLPFHELLEGVSKLLSKNGLFSVIIPFKEEAEFIDLANGFTLHVSRITRVRGTPTADFKRSMLEFGFLKAKPEIAELTIELERQQYTKDYISLTKEFYLKM, encoded by the coding sequence ATGAGTAGCCCATTTAAGTTTAAGCAGTTTGAGGTTCATCAAGATCGCTGTGCGATGAAAATTGGTACTGATGGAGTATTGCTGGGAGCTTGGGCATCTTTGAAATCCCAACCTGATTCTATTTTGGATATAGGAGCAGGAACTGGCTTAATTGCGTTACAAATGGCCCAACGTTCCACTGCAGAAACCATTGATGCTATTGAATTGGATGAAAGTGCGTATGAACAGTGCGTGGAGAATTTTGAAGGATCACCTTGGGCAGATAGATTATTTTGCTATCATGCAGGGCTGGATGAATTTATTGATGAGATGGATGAAGGCTATGATTTAATAGTTTCAAACCCTCCATTTTACTCTGAGAAAGTTACAAGCGGAGATGTTTCAAGAGACACAGCGCGACAAAACGTTTCTTTACCTTTTCATGAACTTTTGGAAGGAGTGTCTAAACTGCTTTCCAAAAACGGACTTTTTTCAGTAATCATTCCATTCAAGGAAGAAGCTGAATTTATTGATTTAGCGAATGGTTTTACCCTTCATGTAAGTAGAATTACCCGAGTAAGGGGAACTCCAACTGCAGATTTTAAAAGGAGCATGTTGGAATTTGGTTTTTTGAAAGCAAAGCCTGAGATAGCTGAATTGACTATTGAATTGGAACGTCAACAATACACAAAGGACTATATTAGTTTAACCAAAGAGTTCTATTTAAAAATGTAA
- the dinB gene encoding DNA polymerase IV, which produces MKKTILHLDLDTFYVSVERIINTELKNRPLLVGGTSDRGVVAACSYETRGFGVHSGIPMKMAKELCPEAVVIRGNAGTYSKYSDVVTEIIKEHVPVFEKSSIDEFYADLSGMDRFFGSYKYASEMRQKIIKETGLPISFGLSVNKVVSKVATNEAKPNNQLRIDFGLEKPFLAPLSIKKIPMVGDKTYQTLRNLGIRKVKTVQEMPMDIMQRVLGANGRIIWKRANGMDNTPVIPFCDRKSISTERTFDRDTIDVTKLKGILIAMTENLAYQLRRGDKLTACIAVKIRYSDFNTYSKQLRIPYTSADHILIPKILELFNILYSKRMLVRLIGIRFSHLVSGNYQINLFEDTEEALNLYQAMDYVRNRFGSRSVVRASAMDAKTIGSMHNPFNGQPPVVLAHRKQ; this is translated from the coding sequence ATGAAAAAGACCATTCTACATTTAGACCTGGATACTTTTTATGTATCTGTAGAACGTATCATCAATACGGAACTAAAAAACCGCCCTTTATTGGTAGGTGGTACCAGTGACCGTGGTGTGGTGGCAGCATGTAGTTATGAGACCAGAGGTTTTGGGGTACACTCTGGTATACCCATGAAAATGGCAAAGGAATTATGCCCTGAGGCTGTGGTTATTCGTGGCAATGCGGGTACATATAGCAAGTATTCTGATGTGGTCACAGAAATCATCAAAGAGCATGTTCCTGTCTTTGAAAAGTCAAGTATTGATGAATTTTATGCAGATCTCTCTGGCATGGACCGCTTTTTTGGTTCATATAAGTATGCCTCAGAAATGCGGCAAAAAATCATCAAAGAAACTGGGTTACCGATTTCATTTGGACTTTCAGTTAACAAAGTCGTTTCCAAAGTGGCTACCAATGAAGCCAAACCCAATAACCAGCTCAGAATAGATTTTGGTCTTGAGAAACCATTTCTGGCTCCATTATCTATAAAAAAAATTCCAATGGTGGGCGACAAAACCTATCAGACACTAAGGAATTTGGGCATACGAAAAGTAAAAACTGTGCAAGAAATGCCCATGGATATTATGCAACGGGTATTGGGTGCCAATGGAAGGATAATTTGGAAACGGGCCAATGGCATGGACAACACCCCAGTAATTCCTTTTTGTGATCGAAAGTCCATCTCCACAGAACGCACTTTTGACCGTGATACTATTGATGTGACCAAGTTAAAAGGCATTTTGATTGCCATGACAGAAAACCTGGCCTACCAGCTACGTAGAGGGGACAAACTAACAGCTTGTATTGCCGTAAAGATTCGGTATTCTGACTTTAATACGTATTCCAAGCAATTACGAATCCCCTATACAAGTGCAGATCATATTCTTATTCCAAAAATTCTAGAATTGTTCAATATTCTTTATAGCAAACGCATGTTGGTGCGTTTGATCGGTATACGCTTTAGCCACCTGGTATCTGGCAACTATCAAATCAACCTGTTTGAAGATACCGAAGAAGCATTAAATCTATACCAGGCCATGGATTATGTGCGAAATAGATTTGGAAGTCGGAGTGTGGTAAGGGCCTCTGCCATGGATGCCAAAACTATAGGCAGCATGCACAACCCATTTAACGGTCAGCCACCTGTGGTTTTGGCTCACAGAAAACAATAA
- the hutG gene encoding formimidoylglutamase yields the protein MKHYTNPNATIWHGRVSNKYLYLHEKVRCTPLSEISEPTKRSIALLGYACDEGVKRNQGRVGAAKSPEVIKNSLGKFPNHLANTVLLYDAGTIVCIDRDMEATQKELSKAVTMLLEKKQFPIVLGGGHDMAYGHYHGIQNYLDSKKEGQTIGIINFDAHFDLRKPTDNNNSGTPFYQIAKESEEEGIDFNYLCLGIRKDANDRALFQTAKELDVKYVLSDTFQIQYLDEINTWINAFIKNVDKVYVTIDLDGFSSAYAPGVSAPSPMGFTPQIVVECLKTIIGSGKLISMDVAEMNPKYDIDGQTAKLAASLLHHIIHTIY from the coding sequence ATGAAACACTACACAAATCCAAATGCAACTATTTGGCATGGAAGAGTCAGTAATAAGTACCTGTACCTCCATGAAAAAGTGCGGTGCACACCTTTAAGTGAAATTTCTGAGCCTACAAAAAGATCAATTGCACTATTAGGATATGCTTGTGATGAAGGAGTAAAACGGAATCAAGGTAGGGTTGGAGCAGCAAAAAGCCCTGAGGTCATTAAAAACAGTTTAGGAAAATTTCCCAACCATCTTGCCAATACCGTACTACTATATGATGCTGGTACAATAGTTTGTATAGATAGAGATATGGAAGCTACCCAAAAGGAGCTTTCCAAAGCCGTTACTATGCTTCTAGAAAAAAAACAGTTTCCCATTGTTTTGGGTGGCGGCCATGACATGGCCTATGGACATTACCATGGGATTCAAAACTACTTGGATTCAAAAAAAGAAGGGCAGACAATCGGAATCATTAATTTTGATGCGCATTTTGACCTTCGAAAGCCTACGGATAATAACAATTCCGGAACCCCATTCTACCAAATTGCAAAGGAATCTGAAGAGGAAGGAATCGATTTTAACTATCTCTGCCTAGGAATCCGAAAAGACGCCAATGACCGTGCACTTTTTCAAACAGCCAAAGAGCTAGATGTAAAATATGTACTATCTGACACCTTTCAGATACAGTATTTAGATGAGATCAATACATGGATCAATGCCTTTATCAAAAATGTGGACAAGGTCTATGTAACCATAGATCTAGACGGTTTTTCATCTGCTTACGCACCTGGAGTAAGTGCCCCCTCTCCTATGGGATTCACACCCCAAATTGTCGTGGAATGCCTTAAAACCATTATTGGTTCGGGAAAATTGATTAGTATGGATGTTGCCGAGATGAATCCTAAATATGATATTGATGGGCAAACGGCAAAACTGGCCGCATCATTACTTCACCACATTATACACACTATCTACTAG
- a CDS encoding aminotransferase class V-fold PLP-dependent enzyme, which produces MDHKTRRTFLKRLGQGAIGSFTLPVFGNSLADYWEAEGLTQGDYTSEAYWELVKSQFNMADGLLYFNNASLGGSSTAIRQATLGFRDLLDGFPSKYMWGGWQKEKEAVRESVANLFSVDAEEIALIHNTTEGMNLIARSFDLQAGDEIILANHEHPSGTIPWEVWQETKGIKLVRPELPVLPKSVSELTEVYKKAITPRTKIISMCHIVNTNGMLLPVQEVSKIAHEKGILVAVDGAQSAGMFKIDLHELGCDFYAASSHKWLFSPKGVGVFYAKKESQSQLKPLMVARGHTDESIRRLENYNTRNLPEVLGLGASVDFHNAIGAEAIHKRSYELKAYFRSKIEGNNHFILKTPALDELSSAIQVVEVNGKDVKDIKEKLWKNYGVDCRPMTSHGLNALRLSFAIYITKKDIDYLINALQELATA; this is translated from the coding sequence ATGGATCATAAAACTCGTAGAACTTTTTTAAAACGTCTTGGTCAAGGAGCAATTGGCTCCTTTACATTGCCAGTATTTGGTAACTCCTTAGCTGATTATTGGGAGGCCGAGGGACTTACTCAAGGCGATTACACATCAGAAGCGTATTGGGAGTTGGTTAAATCCCAATTTAATATGGCGGATGGACTTCTTTACTTCAACAATGCTTCTTTGGGTGGTTCGTCGACCGCTATACGCCAAGCCACTTTAGGGTTTAGGGATTTATTGGATGGATTTCCTTCCAAATACATGTGGGGTGGATGGCAAAAAGAAAAGGAAGCCGTTAGAGAATCCGTTGCAAATCTTTTCTCGGTGGATGCAGAGGAAATTGCATTGATTCATAACACTACGGAAGGAATGAATCTTATTGCGCGTAGTTTTGATCTTCAGGCAGGGGATGAAATAATTTTGGCCAACCATGAGCATCCAAGCGGAACAATTCCATGGGAAGTGTGGCAAGAAACGAAAGGCATAAAATTGGTTCGCCCAGAGTTGCCGGTTCTCCCCAAAAGTGTTTCAGAATTGACAGAAGTTTATAAAAAGGCGATAACACCAAGGACCAAAATTATCTCCATGTGCCATATTGTGAATACCAATGGTATGTTGTTGCCAGTTCAAGAAGTTTCCAAAATAGCCCATGAAAAAGGAATTTTAGTAGCCGTGGACGGGGCGCAATCCGCTGGTATGTTTAAAATAGATTTACACGAATTGGGCTGTGATTTTTATGCTGCTAGTTCCCATAAATGGTTGTTTTCACCTAAAGGAGTAGGGGTGTTTTATGCCAAAAAGGAAAGTCAATCACAGTTGAAACCCTTAATGGTCGCTCGTGGACATACTGATGAAAGCATCCGTAGATTGGAGAATTATAACACTCGTAATCTGCCTGAAGTATTAGGGTTGGGTGCTTCCGTTGATTTTCATAATGCAATAGGTGCTGAAGCAATACACAAACGCAGCTATGAGCTTAAGGCTTATTTTAGGTCAAAAATTGAAGGTAATAATCATTTTATTTTGAAAACCCCAGCATTGGATGAACTTTCCAGCGCTATCCAAGTAGTGGAAGTAAATGGAAAAGACGTTAAGGATATCAAAGAAAAGCTTTGGAAGAATTATGGTGTTGATTGCCGCCCCATGACAAGTCATGGTTTAAATGCGCTGCGACTTTCTTTTGCAATTTATATTACCAAAAAGGATATTGATTATCTGATTAATGCTTTACAAGAATTAGCGACGGCGTAA
- a CDS encoding urocanate hydratase gives MKEIKMTTTLTAFQKSILQGIPSELPLKKAYPKNGNPAPKRKDILSKEEKKLAVQNALRYFPKDWHVELAKEFASELNSYGRIYMHRFKPDYELYARPISEYPAETKQAAAIMLMIQNNLDPAVAQHPEELITYGGNGAVFQNWAQYLLTMKYLAEMTEEQTLHIYSGHPMGLFPSSKEAPRVIVTNGMMIPNYSKPDDWEKFNALGVTQYGQMTAGSYMYIGPQGIVHGTAITVMNAFRKVLKKDESPNGKVFLTAGLGGMSGAQPKAGNIAGCITVCAEVNPEAAKKRHEQGWVDELLTTIPALVERTKEAIVKQQVVSLAYIGNIVEVWERFYEEEIFVHLGSDQTSLHNPWAGGYYPVGLSFEKANEVMVENPSEFKKQVQESLRRQINAINKHTAKGTYFFDYGNAFLLEVSRAGGNVMAENDIDFRYPSYVQDILGPMCFDYGFGPFRWVCTSGDPKDLQRTDTIALEVMKEIKANAPEEIQQQMQDNITWISEAEQNKLVVGSQARILYADAEGRAKIAEAFNDAITQGQLTAPVVLGRDHHDVSGTDSPFRETSNIYDGSKFTADMAIHNVIGDSFRGATWVSIHNGGGVGWGEVINGGFGMVLDGSEEASRKLKNMLFYDVNNGISRRSWARNKEALFAIKREMERTPNLKVTLPNLVETDILNHLFDA, from the coding sequence ATGAAAGAAATTAAAATGACTACGACATTGACCGCATTCCAAAAAAGCATATTACAAGGTATTCCTTCGGAATTACCTCTCAAAAAAGCATATCCCAAAAACGGAAACCCAGCTCCCAAACGAAAAGACATTTTATCAAAAGAAGAGAAAAAACTGGCAGTTCAAAATGCATTGCGCTACTTTCCAAAGGATTGGCATGTGGAACTGGCCAAAGAATTTGCCAGTGAACTTAATAGTTATGGAAGAATCTATATGCATCGGTTTAAACCAGACTATGAGTTATATGCCAGACCTATTTCCGAATATCCCGCGGAGACAAAACAGGCTGCTGCAATTATGCTGATGATTCAGAACAATCTTGATCCCGCCGTAGCCCAACATCCTGAAGAACTTATTACTTATGGTGGTAATGGTGCAGTCTTTCAAAATTGGGCGCAGTACTTGTTGACCATGAAATATTTGGCAGAGATGACGGAGGAACAAACCTTGCATATCTATTCAGGGCATCCCATGGGATTATTCCCCTCTTCTAAAGAAGCCCCCAGAGTAATCGTCACCAATGGCATGATGATTCCCAATTACTCTAAACCCGATGATTGGGAAAAATTCAATGCTCTAGGGGTTACCCAATACGGTCAAATGACAGCAGGGTCTTATATGTACATTGGACCGCAAGGTATTGTTCACGGCACTGCCATAACCGTAATGAACGCTTTTAGAAAAGTATTGAAAAAAGACGAATCACCTAATGGAAAGGTGTTTTTAACCGCTGGTTTAGGTGGCATGAGTGGCGCACAGCCTAAAGCTGGGAACATTGCAGGCTGTATTACCGTTTGTGCGGAAGTTAATCCCGAAGCTGCCAAAAAAAGACACGAACAAGGTTGGGTTGACGAGTTATTGACTACGATACCTGCCCTAGTTGAAAGAACCAAGGAAGCTATTGTAAAACAGCAAGTCGTGTCCTTGGCTTATATAGGCAATATTGTGGAAGTCTGGGAACGTTTTTACGAAGAAGAGATTTTTGTTCACTTGGGATCAGACCAAACTTCCTTGCACAATCCTTGGGCTGGGGGTTATTATCCGGTTGGCCTGTCTTTTGAAAAGGCTAATGAAGTGATGGTTGAAAATCCATCCGAATTTAAAAAACAAGTACAAGAATCTTTACGAAGACAAATAAACGCCATCAACAAGCATACAGCAAAAGGCACTTACTTTTTTGATTATGGAAATGCCTTTTTATTGGAAGTTTCTCGAGCTGGAGGCAATGTAATGGCTGAAAACGATATTGATTTTAGATACCCATCTTATGTTCAAGATATTTTAGGACCCATGTGTTTTGATTATGGTTTTGGACCTTTTAGATGGGTCTGCACTTCTGGAGACCCTAAAGACCTACAGCGAACAGACACTATTGCTTTAGAGGTCATGAAAGAAATCAAGGCCAATGCTCCTGAAGAAATTCAACAGCAAATGCAGGACAATATTACATGGATCAGTGAGGCAGAACAGAATAAATTGGTTGTGGGTTCCCAGGCAAGGATTCTGTATGCAGATGCTGAAGGACGTGCGAAAATTGCAGAAGCTTTTAACGATGCAATAACCCAAGGGCAACTTACCGCTCCAGTAGTGCTTGGTAGAGATCATCATGATGTTAGTGGTACCGATTCTCCCTTTAGGGAGACCAGTAATATTTATGACGGCAGCAAGTTTACAGCAGATATGGCCATTCATAATGTGATAGGCGACAGCTTTAGAGGCGCTACTTGGGTATCTATCCATAATGGTGGTGGCGTAGGTTGGGGCGAAGTAATAAACGGAGGCTTTGGAATGGTCTTGGATGGCTCTGAAGAAGCATCCCGTAAATTAAAAAATATGCTGTTTTATGATGTAAACAACGGTATTTCCAGAAGAAGTTGGGCTAGAAATAAAGAGGCTTTATTTGCCATAAAACGTGAAATGGAACGAACTCCCAATTTAAAAGTAACTTTACCTAATCTAGTTGAGACAGATATATTGAACCATCTTTTTGATGCATAA
- a CDS encoding DNA polymerase III subunit alpha, whose translation MYLNCHTYFSMRYGTFSELELLELAQQNQVTQLALTDINNTSACLNFVRKAPEYGVRPILGIDFRNGVEPCFIGIAQNNEGYLELNNFLSQHIHEEHEIPQRAPVFKNTFVIYPFEQVLLYELEDFLAHEFIGISIHDLRRLPFSRLIRLKDKLVVQQAVTFRNKSDFNAHRLLRAIDNNVLLSKLPKEQEANEDEKMFSVQNLAAAFSEYSFVLENTEKLLNQCSIHFDFSKGRKPQNLQSYLGSVEEDEKLIEKLCFEGLPYRYKIVDGSIQNRLDKELKLIKKMGFVSYFLINWDIVSEARRRGFYYVGRGSGANSIVAYLLRITDVDPMELDLYFERFINLYRANPPDFDIDFSWRDRPDMTQYIFERFDHVALLGTYVTFKERGVIRELGKVFGLPAQEIDFLSTGRYNLSQLDNVSRLVLKYGALLKGKPNYLSIHAGGILISEKPLHWFSATNLPPKGFPTTQYDMVIAEDVGLYKFDILGQRGLGKIKEALEIISYNQPEKHQEIDIHNIKGFKTDITINNLIKTAQCMGCFYVESPAMRMLLKKLEVDNYLGLVAASSIIRPGVAKSGMMREYILRHRNQGRAEEKAHPVMLDIMPDTYGVMVYQEDVIKVAHHFADLDLGEADVLRRGMSGKFRSREEFQKVKDKFISNCRNKGYADTLIFEIWNQVASFAGYAFAKGHSASYAVESYQSLYLRAYFPLEYMVAVLNNGGGFYRSEFYIHDARMMGATIHPPCINNSDVSNRIYKKHIYLGMMYLRDLESRVIERVLKERILHGNFASLEDFLDRVTISVEQLSILIRIDAFRFTEINKHELLWKAHLILSKNDRLEHPKLFPPRHQKFQIPKLHTTNLETAFEQLELLGFSLCSPFELLADLPKNTNGQQDLKRYLNKHIDIYGYLITVKNTSTHNGKCMHFATMVDQHGEVFDTVLFPPVAAKYHFRGKGIYRFYGKVVEEFGFLSIEVVKMQKQDYIADPRYADMKTSKKLLKNKS comes from the coding sequence ATGTACCTCAACTGCCACACCTATTTTAGCATGCGTTATGGAACATTTTCCGAACTGGAACTGCTAGAACTCGCCCAACAAAACCAAGTGACCCAATTGGCTTTAACCGACATCAACAATACTTCTGCCTGTCTCAATTTTGTGAGAAAAGCACCAGAATATGGAGTAAGGCCTATTTTGGGAATTGATTTTAGAAATGGCGTGGAACCCTGTTTTATAGGAATTGCCCAAAACAACGAAGGGTACTTAGAACTCAACAATTTTTTATCCCAACATATCCATGAGGAACATGAAATTCCGCAACGAGCTCCAGTGTTCAAAAATACATTTGTAATCTATCCTTTCGAACAAGTATTGCTCTATGAATTAGAAGATTTTTTAGCACATGAATTTATAGGGATTTCCATCCATGATTTAAGAAGGTTACCTTTTTCAAGGTTGATTAGATTGAAAGATAAATTGGTGGTACAACAAGCCGTTACTTTTCGTAATAAAAGTGATTTTAATGCACACCGTTTGTTGCGCGCTATTGATAATAATGTGCTTTTGAGCAAACTCCCAAAAGAGCAAGAAGCTAATGAAGATGAAAAAATGTTTTCTGTACAAAACTTGGCAGCAGCTTTTTCAGAATACAGTTTCGTTCTAGAGAACACCGAAAAGCTCCTCAACCAATGTAGTATCCATTTCGATTTTTCAAAAGGGCGAAAACCGCAAAATCTCCAAAGTTATTTGGGCAGCGTGGAAGAAGATGAAAAGCTGATTGAAAAACTGTGCTTCGAAGGGCTTCCATATCGATATAAGATAGTTGATGGCTCCATTCAAAATCGATTGGACAAAGAATTAAAGCTCATTAAAAAAATGGGCTTCGTTTCCTATTTCCTCATTAATTGGGACATTGTATCCGAAGCCCGGCGAAGGGGATTTTATTATGTGGGACGTGGTAGCGGTGCCAATAGTATTGTTGCATATTTGCTCCGTATCACCGATGTGGACCCTATGGAATTAGATTTGTATTTTGAGCGGTTTATCAATCTATATAGAGCCAATCCACCAGATTTTGATATAGATTTTTCTTGGAGAGACCGGCCGGACATGACCCAATATATTTTTGAACGTTTTGATCATGTGGCTCTTTTGGGAACCTATGTCACCTTTAAAGAACGAGGGGTAATTAGGGAACTAGGAAAAGTTTTTGGGCTCCCTGCGCAAGAAATTGATTTCTTGTCTACTGGCAGATATAATCTTTCCCAATTAGATAATGTTTCCAGACTCGTCCTCAAATATGGTGCACTATTAAAAGGAAAACCCAATTACCTCAGCATTCATGCCGGGGGTATTTTAATCAGCGAAAAACCATTACATTGGTTTTCTGCCACTAATTTACCTCCAAAAGGATTTCCTACTACGCAATATGACATGGTCATTGCAGAAGATGTTGGCCTTTACAAATTTGATATTTTGGGGCAGCGCGGATTAGGGAAAATAAAAGAAGCTCTAGAAATCATTTCCTACAATCAGCCAGAAAAACATCAAGAAATAGACATCCATAACATTAAAGGTTTTAAAACGGACATTACTATAAATAACCTTATTAAAACAGCACAATGTATGGGATGCTTTTATGTGGAATCGCCTGCTATGCGGATGTTGCTCAAAAAGTTGGAAGTGGATAATTATCTGGGATTGGTGGCTGCCAGTTCCATTATTCGTCCAGGAGTAGCAAAAAGTGGTATGATGCGAGAATACATCTTGCGACATCGTAACCAAGGAAGAGCTGAGGAAAAAGCACATCCGGTAATGTTGGACATTATGCCAGACACCTACGGTGTAATGGTCTACCAAGAAGATGTGATTAAAGTAGCCCACCATTTTGCCGATTTGGATTTGGGAGAAGCTGATGTACTGCGAAGGGGTATGAGTGGAAAGTTTCGATCGCGTGAGGAGTTCCAGAAAGTGAAGGATAAATTCATCTCCAATTGCAGAAATAAAGGCTATGCCGATACTCTCATTTTTGAAATTTGGAACCAAGTGGCCAGTTTTGCAGGCTATGCCTTTGCCAAAGGACATTCCGCCTCTTATGCTGTAGAAAGCTATCAAAGCTTATATCTAAGAGCATACTTTCCTTTGGAATACATGGTTGCCGTACTCAATAATGGAGGAGGTTTTTACCGTTCCGAATTTTATATTCACGATGCCCGTATGATGGGTGCCACAATCCATCCACCATGTATCAATAACAGTGATGTATCCAATCGCATCTATAAGAAACATATTTATCTCGGAATGATGTATCTGCGAGATTTAGAAAGTAGGGTGATAGAACGAGTTTTAAAAGAGAGAATTCTACATGGTAACTTTGCTTCTTTAGAAGACTTCCTGGATAGAGTGACTATTTCTGTAGAGCAACTGTCAATTCTTATCCGTATTGATGCATTTCGGTTTACCGAAATCAACAAACATGAATTACTATGGAAAGCCCATTTGATATTATCCAAAAATGATCGTTTGGAGCACCCAAAATTATTTCCGCCCCGGCATCAAAAGTTTCAGATTCCAAAACTACATACCACAAATCTTGAAACTGCCTTTGAACAATTAGAACTATTGGGGTTTAGTTTGTGCAGTCCTTTTGAGCTATTGGCAGACCTTCCAAAAAATACCAACGGACAGCAAGACTTAAAACGCTACCTAAACAAACACATCGATATTTATGGCTACTTGATAACGGTAAAAAACACCAGTACCCACAATGGCAAGTGCATGCATTTTGCCACGATGGTAGATCAACATGGGGAAGTATTTGATACGGTTCTTTTTCCTCCTGTTGCAGCAAAGTATCATTTTAGAGGAAAAGGTATCTATCGGTTTTATGGCAAAGTGGTAGAAGAGTTTGGTTTTTTGAGCATTGAAGTCGTTAAAATGCAAAAACAAGATTATATTGCTGACCCTCGTTATGCGGATATGAAAACTAGCAAGAAGTTATTAAAGAATAAGTCTTAA